In the Gopherus flavomarginatus isolate rGopFla2 chromosome 6, rGopFla2.mat.asm, whole genome shotgun sequence genome, one interval contains:
- the UBTD1 gene encoding ubiquitin domain-containing protein 1 isoform X1 codes for MGSCVGRPRGERPPAPGPPRKRAGRNEPLRKERPKWKSDYPMTDGQLRSKRDEFWDTAPAFEGRKEIWDALKAAAYAVEANDHGLAQAILDGASITLPHGSLTECYDELGNRYQLPVYCLVPPANLILERGGDESTEPPEPAPSARREFPLKVRLSTGKDLRLSASMADTVGQLKKQLQAQEGIEPGWQRWFFSGKLLTDRTRLHEAKIQKDFVIQEPHSQGAGTLRCPGRLAPRAALPSPAPGASQPGHLALPHVTWHLPGRPGIGWGQAGDSSPGVYGSAYLSINPF; via the exons ATGGGCAGCTGCGTGGGGCGGCCGCGCGGGGAGCGCCCGCCGGCCCCGGGCCCCCCCCGCAAGCGAGCAG gccGCAATGAGCCCCTGCGGAAGGAACGGCCCAAATGGAAGAGCGACTACCCCATGACGGACGGGCAGCTGCGCAGCAAGCGGGACGAGTTCTGGGACACGGCACCTGCCTTCGAGGGCCGCAAGGAGATCTGGGATGCTCTGAAGGCGGCTGCCTACGCTGTGGAGGCCAACGACCACGGGCTGGCCCAGGCCATCCTGGATGGCGCCAGTATCACCCTGCCCCACG GGTCCCTGACCGAGTGCTACGACGAGCTGGGGAACCGCTACCAGCTGCCCGTGTACTGCCTGGTGCCACCTGCCAACCTCATCCTGGAGCGGGGTGGTGACGAGAGCACGGAGCCCCCGGAGCCGGCGCCCAGCGCCCGGCGTGAGTTCCCGCTCAAGGTGCGGCTCTCCACCGGCAAGGACCTGCGGCTGAGCGCCAGCATGGCCGACACCGTGGGGCAGCTGAAGAAGCAGCTGCAGGCGCAGGAGGGCATCGAGCCGGGCTGGCAGCGCTGGTTCTTCTCCGGCAAGCTGCTGACGGACCGCACGCGGCTGCACGAAGCCAAGATCCAGAAGGACTTTGTCATCCAG GAGCCGCATTCCCAGGGCGCCGGGACCCTGCGGTGCCCAGGGCGCCTGGCACCTCGGGCTGCCCTCCcaagcccagctcctggggcgaGCCAGCCTGGACACTTGGCCCTGCCGCATGTCACCTGGCACCTCCCAGGCAGGCCAGGCATTGGGTGGGGCCAGGCAGGGGACAGCTCTCCCGGTGTCTATGGGTCTGCGTATTTATCAATAAATCCTTTTTAG
- the UBTD1 gene encoding ubiquitin domain-containing protein 1 isoform X3, with the protein MGSCVGRPRGERPPAPGPPRKRAGRNEPLRKERPKWKSDYPMTDGQLRSKRDEFWDTAPAFEGRKEIWDALKAAAYAVEANDHGLAQAILDGASITLPHGSLTECYDELGNRYQLPVYCLVPPANLILERGGDESTEPPEPAPSARREFPLKVRLSTGKDLRLSASMADTVGQLKKQLQAQEGIEPGWQRWFFSGKLLTDRTRLHEAKIQKDFVIQVIVNQPLVPRN; encoded by the exons ATGGGCAGCTGCGTGGGGCGGCCGCGCGGGGAGCGCCCGCCGGCCCCGGGCCCCCCCCGCAAGCGAGCAG gccGCAATGAGCCCCTGCGGAAGGAACGGCCCAAATGGAAGAGCGACTACCCCATGACGGACGGGCAGCTGCGCAGCAAGCGGGACGAGTTCTGGGACACGGCACCTGCCTTCGAGGGCCGCAAGGAGATCTGGGATGCTCTGAAGGCGGCTGCCTACGCTGTGGAGGCCAACGACCACGGGCTGGCCCAGGCCATCCTGGATGGCGCCAGTATCACCCTGCCCCACG GGTCCCTGACCGAGTGCTACGACGAGCTGGGGAACCGCTACCAGCTGCCCGTGTACTGCCTGGTGCCACCTGCCAACCTCATCCTGGAGCGGGGTGGTGACGAGAGCACGGAGCCCCCGGAGCCGGCGCCCAGCGCCCGGCGTGAGTTCCCGCTCAAGGTGCGGCTCTCCACCGGCAAGGACCTGCGGCTGAGCGCCAGCATGGCCGACACCGTGGGGCAGCTGAAGAAGCAGCTGCAGGCGCAGGAGGGCATCGAGCCGGGCTGGCAGCGCTGGTTCTTCTCCGGCAAGCTGCTGACGGACCGCACGCGGCTGCACGAAGCCAAGATCCAGAAGGACTTTGTCATCCAGGTGATTGTGAACCAGCCGCTGGTGCCCAGGAACTGA
- the UBTD1 gene encoding ubiquitin domain-containing protein 1 isoform X2 — protein sequence MHISGRNEPLRKERPKWKSDYPMTDGQLRSKRDEFWDTAPAFEGRKEIWDALKAAAYAVEANDHGLAQAILDGASITLPHGSLTECYDELGNRYQLPVYCLVPPANLILERGGDESTEPPEPAPSARREFPLKVRLSTGKDLRLSASMADTVGQLKKQLQAQEGIEPGWQRWFFSGKLLTDRTRLHEAKIQKDFVIQEPHSQGAGTLRCPGRLAPRAALPSPAPGASQPGHLALPHVTWHLPGRPGIGWGQAGDSSPGVYGSAYLSINPF from the exons ATGCAtatcagtg gccGCAATGAGCCCCTGCGGAAGGAACGGCCCAAATGGAAGAGCGACTACCCCATGACGGACGGGCAGCTGCGCAGCAAGCGGGACGAGTTCTGGGACACGGCACCTGCCTTCGAGGGCCGCAAGGAGATCTGGGATGCTCTGAAGGCGGCTGCCTACGCTGTGGAGGCCAACGACCACGGGCTGGCCCAGGCCATCCTGGATGGCGCCAGTATCACCCTGCCCCACG GGTCCCTGACCGAGTGCTACGACGAGCTGGGGAACCGCTACCAGCTGCCCGTGTACTGCCTGGTGCCACCTGCCAACCTCATCCTGGAGCGGGGTGGTGACGAGAGCACGGAGCCCCCGGAGCCGGCGCCCAGCGCCCGGCGTGAGTTCCCGCTCAAGGTGCGGCTCTCCACCGGCAAGGACCTGCGGCTGAGCGCCAGCATGGCCGACACCGTGGGGCAGCTGAAGAAGCAGCTGCAGGCGCAGGAGGGCATCGAGCCGGGCTGGCAGCGCTGGTTCTTCTCCGGCAAGCTGCTGACGGACCGCACGCGGCTGCACGAAGCCAAGATCCAGAAGGACTTTGTCATCCAG GAGCCGCATTCCCAGGGCGCCGGGACCCTGCGGTGCCCAGGGCGCCTGGCACCTCGGGCTGCCCTCCcaagcccagctcctggggcgaGCCAGCCTGGACACTTGGCCCTGCCGCATGTCACCTGGCACCTCCCAGGCAGGCCAGGCATTGGGTGGGGCCAGGCAGGGGACAGCTCTCCCGGTGTCTATGGGTCTGCGTATTTATCAATAAATCCTTTTTAG
- the ANKRD2 gene encoding ankyrin repeat domain-containing protein 2 isoform X2, with amino-acid sequence MEEAPMEQGVKWATELIDQKLEEQERLKSRAPKMPPAVARMDTPELEDEKRRGPVHWGIEGLKGQGRERKSSLDLRREIIHVGGIQYLFELRKTRRKRREEKAAPEPEPEPEPEEIVGPVEEEAFLRAAVQGKIRVIEKFLGDGGSPDTCDEFHRTALHRASLEGHMEILERLLDHGAAVDFRDRLDCTAVHWACRGGHLDAVKLLQDRGADLNLKDKLLSTPLHVATRTGQTDIVEHLINTGVDVNSRDREGDSALHDAVRLNRYKIIKMLILYGADMMAQNLAGKTPTDLVQLWQADTRQALETQEPGETEALA; translated from the exons ATGGAGGAGGCACCCATGGAGCAGGGTGTGAAGTGGGCTACGGAGCTGATTGACCAGAAGCTGGAGGAGCAGGAG CGGCTCAAGAGCCGGGCCCCCAAGATGCCGCCAGCGGTGGCGAGAATGGACACGCCAGAGCTGGAGGACGAGAAGCGCCGCggccccgttcactggggcatcGAGGGGCTCAAG GGCCAGGGGCGGGAGAGGAAAAGCTCGCTGGACCTGCGCCGGGAGATCATCCACGTGGGCGGCATCCAGTACCTCTTCGAGCTGCGCAAGACGCGCCGGAAACGCAGGGAGGAGAAGGCGGCGCCGGAGCCCGAGCCCGAGCCGGAGCCTGAGGAGATC GTGGGCCCCGTGGAGGAGGAGGCGTTCCTGAGGGCAGCTGTGCAGGGCAAGATCCGTGTTATTGAGAAGTTCCTGGGGGACGGGGGCTCCCCTGACACCTGTGATGAG TTCCACCGGACGGCCCTGCACCGTGCCTCGCTGGAAGGGCACATGGAGATCCTGGAGAGGCTGCTGGACCATGGCGCTGCCGTGGATTTCCGAGACCGG CTGGACTGCACGGCCGTGCACTGGGCCTGCCGGGGGGGACACCTGGACGCCGTGAAGCTGCTGCAAGACCGAGGCGCTGACCTCAACCTGAAAGAtaag CTCCTGAGCACCCCCCTGCATGTGGCGACCCGAACTGGGCAGACTGACATTGTGGAGCACCTGATCAACACAGGGGTGGATGTCAACTCCCGGGACAGG GAGGGGGACAGCGCGCTGCATGACGCCGTGCGGCTCAACCGCTACAAGATCATTAAGATGCTGATCCTGTACGGGGCGGACATGATGGCCCAGAACCTG gcaGGAAAGACCCCCACAGATCTGGTGCAGCTCTGGCAGGCAGACACCCGGCAGGCGCTGGAGACGCAGGAGCCTGGCGAGACGGAGGCCCTGGCGTGA
- the ANKRD2 gene encoding ankyrin repeat domain-containing protein 2 isoform X1 has protein sequence MEEAPMEQGVKWATELIDQKLEEQEVRPWRLKSRAPKMPPAVARMDTPELEDEKRRGPVHWGIEGLKGQGRERKSSLDLRREIIHVGGIQYLFELRKTRRKRREEKAAPEPEPEPEPEEIVGPVEEEAFLRAAVQGKIRVIEKFLGDGGSPDTCDEFHRTALHRASLEGHMEILERLLDHGAAVDFRDRLDCTAVHWACRGGHLDAVKLLQDRGADLNLKDKLLSTPLHVATRTGQTDIVEHLINTGVDVNSRDREGDSALHDAVRLNRYKIIKMLILYGADMMAQNLAGKTPTDLVQLWQADTRQALETQEPGETEALA, from the exons ATGGAGGAGGCACCCATGGAGCAGGGTGTGAAGTGGGCTACGGAGCTGATTGACCAGAAGCTGGAGGAGCAGGAGGTGAGACCCTGG CGGCTCAAGAGCCGGGCCCCCAAGATGCCGCCAGCGGTGGCGAGAATGGACACGCCAGAGCTGGAGGACGAGAAGCGCCGCggccccgttcactggggcatcGAGGGGCTCAAG GGCCAGGGGCGGGAGAGGAAAAGCTCGCTGGACCTGCGCCGGGAGATCATCCACGTGGGCGGCATCCAGTACCTCTTCGAGCTGCGCAAGACGCGCCGGAAACGCAGGGAGGAGAAGGCGGCGCCGGAGCCCGAGCCCGAGCCGGAGCCTGAGGAGATC GTGGGCCCCGTGGAGGAGGAGGCGTTCCTGAGGGCAGCTGTGCAGGGCAAGATCCGTGTTATTGAGAAGTTCCTGGGGGACGGGGGCTCCCCTGACACCTGTGATGAG TTCCACCGGACGGCCCTGCACCGTGCCTCGCTGGAAGGGCACATGGAGATCCTGGAGAGGCTGCTGGACCATGGCGCTGCCGTGGATTTCCGAGACCGG CTGGACTGCACGGCCGTGCACTGGGCCTGCCGGGGGGGACACCTGGACGCCGTGAAGCTGCTGCAAGACCGAGGCGCTGACCTCAACCTGAAAGAtaag CTCCTGAGCACCCCCCTGCATGTGGCGACCCGAACTGGGCAGACTGACATTGTGGAGCACCTGATCAACACAGGGGTGGATGTCAACTCCCGGGACAGG GAGGGGGACAGCGCGCTGCATGACGCCGTGCGGCTCAACCGCTACAAGATCATTAAGATGCTGATCCTGTACGGGGCGGACATGATGGCCCAGAACCTG gcaGGAAAGACCCCCACAGATCTGGTGCAGCTCTGGCAGGCAGACACCCGGCAGGCGCTGGAGACGCAGGAGCCTGGCGAGACGGAGGCCCTGGCGTGA